In a single window of the Acinetobacter sp. CS-2 genome:
- a CDS encoding RNA-guided endonuclease InsQ/TnpB family protein: MNISQHYKFRLLPNKEQEILLNQAIGSARFVWNQILAKSFEMFAKDEYIRYETIEKNLVPLKKKPEFSFLGQTYSACLQQKIRDLAQAWNKYYNPKEHARLKENKRKPRKPKFFKLTDGSEVQLRPLMPRFKKKSDGEQSFRLPFADCDVAGGRVSLPKGTGWIRFKKSQEIIGKITSVTIKKICGLWYVSFCTNREIKQPLHPSKSAIGVDLGIKKLVTTSDGQVFEPINSFKANQLKLARLQRKLKKKTKFSENWKKLNLKINKLHHHIANIRHDYLHKVTTTLSKNHAMIVVEDLKVANMSKSASRTPENQGKNVKAKSGLNKSILDQGWSMLVGMLEYKQQWRGGLLVKVDPKYTSQTCSSCGHIAKENRPTQAKFECVSCGYVANADINASRNILAVGHTVLSVEGRRSKGRPAKQKASEIREEVA; this comes from the coding sequence ATGAATATTTCACAACACTATAAATTTAGGCTTCTACCTAATAAAGAACAGGAAATATTGCTTAACCAAGCAATAGGTTCTGCTCGTTTTGTGTGGAATCAAATTCTTGCTAAATCGTTTGAAATGTTCGCCAAAGATGAATATATACGTTACGAAACCATTGAAAAGAATTTAGTACCTCTAAAAAAGAAACCTGAATTTTCTTTTCTTGGTCAAACATATTCAGCTTGCTTACAACAAAAAATTCGTGATCTTGCTCAGGCATGGAACAAATACTACAACCCAAAAGAACATGCTCGTCTAAAAGAAAACAAGCGTAAACCACGCAAGCCGAAATTCTTTAAATTGACTGATGGTAGTGAAGTTCAACTTAGACCACTCATGCCACGATTCAAGAAGAAATCAGACGGTGAGCAATCCTTTAGACTACCATTTGCAGATTGTGATGTTGCTGGTGGTCGAGTTTCTTTGCCTAAAGGAACAGGTTGGATAAGATTTAAAAAATCACAAGAAATTATTGGTAAAATCACAAGTGTAACGATTAAGAAAATTTGTGGACTTTGGTATGTTTCATTTTGTACTAATCGTGAAATCAAACAGCCACTTCACCCATCGAAATCAGCTATTGGTGTTGATCTTGGCATCAAAAAATTGGTTACAACATCAGATGGTCAGGTATTCGAGCCGATCAATAGCTTTAAAGCCAATCAACTAAAATTAGCTAGGCTTCAACGAAAGTTGAAGAAGAAAACCAAATTCAGCGAAAATTGGAAAAAACTTAATTTAAAAATTAACAAGCTACATCATCATATTGCCAATATTCGGCATGACTACTTGCACAAAGTCACGACAACGCTCAGCAAAAACCACGCAATGATCGTAGTTGAGGACTTAAAAGTAGCCAATATGTCGAAGTCAGCAAGTAGAACACCTGAAAATCAAGGAAAGAATGTGAAAGCCAAATCAGGCTTAAACAAATCAATCCTAGATCAAGGTTGGTCAATGCTTGTTGGTATGTTGGAGTACAAACAGCAATGGCGAGGTGGTTTACTCGTTAAAGTTGACCCTAAATATACAAGTCAGACTTGTAGTTCATGTGGTCATATTGCAAAAGAAAATAGACCCACTCAAGCTAAATTTGAGTGCGTTTCGTGTGGATATGTTGCGAATGCGGATATTAACGCATCTCGTAACATCTTAGCGGTAGGACATACCGTTTTGTCTGTGGAGGGAAGACGCAGTAAAGGTCGCCCTGCGAAGCAGAAAGCAAGCGAAATCCGTGAGGAAGTCGCCTAA
- a CDS encoding helix-turn-helix domain-containing protein, with protein sequence MSRFIRGHVIELMPTNKQASHFAQACGVARLSYNWALNEWQRQFDILPPLSTSSLRNSFLRDSKSKGS encoded by the coding sequence ATGAGTCGATTTATACGAGGGCATGTCATTGAGTTGATGCCCACCAACAAGCAAGCAAGTCATTTCGCTCAAGCGTGTGGCGTTGCTCGTTTGTCGTATAATTGGGCGTTAAATGAATGGCAGCGACAATTTGACATACTCCCACCACTTTCGACTAGCTCCTTGCGAAACTCGTTTCTCAGGGATTCTAAAAGCAAAGGCTCTTAG